Within the Salmo salar chromosome ssa12, Ssal_v3.1, whole genome shotgun sequence genome, the region CCCAATTTAGATCAGGATTAAAAGCCTCATACAATTAGCCCAATCCCTGCCTGTAGCTTCTCACTATGCCTAAATCCCCAGACAGTTTTGTTCAGTAGGAGGTCAATATATGGATGTGTTGAGAGGCGAGAGAGGGCAATTCATGTTTTAACACTTACAGAACTGTGCTGAAAGCCCCAATGTAGCCTATGTCAGTCTGCTGTATGTAGGCtaatgtcatgactctcctgtgaagATCTGAAGGATCAGGATACAGTGGGTCCGCTCTACATTGCCCCCTCTCTCccgcagagggggagaggggtgaagtTCTGGAGAGGGGTGAAGCAGCCTCTggaacaaggcagagttcatctcagcctatgctaccctccagtccctcgacttcttggcgctgacggaaacatggattaccacagataacactgctactcctactgctctctcctcgtctgcccacgtgttctcgcataccccgagagcatctggccagcggggtggtggcactggaatcctcatctctcccaagtggactttctctctttctcccctgacccatctgtctatcgcctcctttgaattccatgctgtcacagttaccagccctttcaagcttaacatccatatcatttattgccctccaggttcccttggagagttcatcaatgagcttgacgccttgataagttcctttcctgaggatggctcacctctcacagttctgggtgactttaacctccccacgtctacctttgactcattcctctctgtatCCTTCtttacactcctctcctcttttgacctcaccctctcaccttccccccctactcacaaggcaggcaatacgcttgacctcatctttactagatgctgttcttccactaatctcattgcaactcccctccaagtctccgaccactaccttgtatccttttccctctcgctctcctccaacacttctcactctgcccctactcggatggtattgcgccgtcgcaaccttcgctctctctctcccgctactctctcctcttccatcctatcatctcttccctctgctcaaaccttctccaacctatctcctgattctgcctcctcaaccctcctctcctccctttctgcatcctttgactctctatgtcccctatcctccaggccggctcggtcctcccctcctgctccgtggctcgacgactcattgcgagctcacagaacagggctccgggcagccgagcggaaatggaggaaaactcgcctccctgcggacctggcatcctttcactccctcctctctacattttcctcttctgtttctgctgctaaagcagaaaccactctaaattccaagcatctgcctctaaccctaggaagctctttgccaccttctcctccctcctgaatcctcctccccctccacccctcctccctctctgcggatgacttcgtcaaccattttgaaaagaaggtcgacgacatccgatcctcgtttgttaagtcaaacgacaccgctgatcctgttcacactgccctaccctgtgctttgacctctttctcccctctctctccagatgaaatctcgcgtcttgtgacggccggccgcccaacaaccttcccgcttgaccctatcccctcctctcttctacagaccatttccggagaccttctcccttacctcacctcgctcatcaactcatccttgaccgctggctacgtcccttccgtcttcaagagagcgagagttgcaccccttctgaaaaaacctacactcgatccctccgatgtcaacaactacagaccagtatcccttctttcttttctctccaaaactcttgaacgtgccgtccttggccagctctcttgctatctctctcagaatgaccttcttgatccaaatcagtcaggtttcaagactggtcactcaactgagactgctcttctctgtgtcacggaggctctccgcactgctaaagctaactctctcctctgctctcatccttctagacctatctgctgcctttgatactgtgaaccaccagatcctcctctccaccctctccgagttgggcatttccggcgtggcccacgcttggattgcgtcctacctgacaggtcgctcctaccaggtggcgtggcgagaatctgtctccgcaccacgtgctctcacctctggtgtcccccagggctctgttctaggccctctcctattctcgctatacaccaagtcacttggctctgtcatatcctcacatggtctctcctatcattgctatgcagacgacacacaattaatcttctcctttcccccttctgataaccaggtggcgaatcgcatctctgcatgtctggcagacatatcagtgtggatgacggatcaccacctcaagctgaacctcggcaagacggagctgcttttcctcccggggaaggactgcctgttccatgatctcgccatcatggttgacaactccattgtgtcctcctcccagagtgctaagaaccttggcgtgaccctggacaacaccctgtcgttctccactaacatcaaggcggtgacccgatcctgtacgttcatgctctacaacattcgcagagtacgaccctgcctcacacaggaagcggcgcaggtcctaatccaggcacttgtcatctcccgtctggattactgcaactcgctgttggctgggctccctgcctgtgccattaaacccctacaactcatccagaacgccgcagcccgtctggcgttcaaccttcccaagttctctcacgtcaccccgctcctcctctctccactggcttccagttgaagctcgcatccgctacaagaccatggtgcttgcctacggagccgtgaggggaacggcacctccgtaccttcaggctctgatcagtccctacacccaaacgagggcactgcgatcatccaccgctggcctgctggcccccctacctctgaggaagcacagttcccgctcagcccagtcaaaactgttcgctgctctggcacccctatggtggaacaagctccctcacgacgccaggacagcggagtcaatcaccaccttccggagacacctgaaaccccacctctttaaggaatacctaggataggataaagtaatccttctaatccccccccctaaaagatttagatgcactattgtaaagtggttgttccactggatatcataaggtgaatgcaccaatttgtaagtcgctctggataagagcgtctgctaaatgacttaaatgtaaaatgtaaatgtaagttggCCGTTTTATGACAGTCGGGTCCGTGTGTACTAAAAGAACAattatgtcagatcagttgttgttTTGGGATCTCATTAAGGACAGTATAAcaacataactgtatctctgaatgtgtatatttcccagttatcagatttacatctaaatgttgtggaACTTATATGATTAAATTTGAAACTCTTTGTGAGAAGATGAAATGTAATGTTAGCCTTCTAAATTAGAATTGTTTTTCATAGAAAGGTTTTAACTAGTCAGTGACCACacccacgtgagcacagacattatgtCAGAGTCATGGAATGCCCCTTTTTCCATAGTTTATAAATGGACTCACTAACAAaatttacattagaccagagaaagTGAGGATGCAGTCCACACGCTGAAATGGTTGCCATTTAAATGGAGACCAGTTACGTGCAGCACCAGCTGAATATGTTGCAAATGGTTAAGAAAATTAACACATTAGAACAAGCAGGCAGACGGTGTTGAATTGGACATTACGAATGGTTAGACTCTACATGACCAGCGGGGCCTACAGTGTGAGCTGAAAGGTACAAAATGGTTAGAAACTCTGAAACTCTCTCTCGAAGAAGACTACACAGGAACATTCAGTCTGTAGCTGTTTGAGTACTTCAGTCTAGTAAACTCGACCGAGAACCACCAGGTGGTATTTTGAAAGATTCATTCTAACTAACACTTCCTCTGGAAGATACGTTCTCACAGACACCTGAAACCAAGCTATGACTACAAAAGACatggtgacctctggtggacaaccagagacttacacAACCCGAGACTTTCTGTCCACTTACTCCCCATAGATGGATTGAGTGTTTTCAACAGAGAGACAGCAAAGTCATACACATGAAAATGTACATTGCAATTCTTTCGAATGAGCGTCCGTTCATGTGAAAAGTATTCGCATTTCCATGAGCATATTTATCAGCTGTATGTACGTTAgtagaattcctttgtctctcccttttcctctctttaGAATCTGCcattttgtgtaacaagccatcatatcggtttagtccactagggacttttcattcCATTGGGTAGTAATCAATGTGTAAGCTATCCTGTTTGTGTGttaatgtaattctgtgtgattatttagttagttagtaataaATATTTAAGCCAATTtgatccaggctgcatcacatctggccatgattgggagtcccatagggcggtgcacaattggcccagcgtcacctGGGTTTGGcggggtaggacgtcattgtaaataagaatctgttcttaactgacttgcctagttaaataaaggttaaataaaactaaactaaaaactaaaaaaattgtgtatcgctgattcatcatttatgatagggttcgtgcagatatccaagagttttgtgacattcagaatgagactgaaggTAAATAAGAATTAATGAATTGACTGTGACTGATGTAAGAGATATTTATATCTTTAGAGTTTAGTCAGGAGATAGTAACTTGTTAAAtaacttttcccgtggtgccccagatTACTACTTAACTAATTGTtatatgattaatttaatcgcttAATAATTGAATGTGGTATgtaattattttataaaataacAGTCAAACACATTAATGATAGTCAAGACACGACACTACACATCACTTTATGATCTCACAGTACTTGTTCCATATTGCATCGCTAACCCATTAATGAGTGTGTTTACAGATTGAGTTATATGTTAACAGTGGAAGAAGACTTTTTGACATCTGTATACATGATGTGTTCAGGGAGCCCACCATAAAAAGGTGATGTAAACTGGAGGGTGGTTTACTCTGTGCCCAGAACACCCTGGCATTCTTCAGGTCATTCTGGGTTCTTGcatttctctttcctctctccctgtgtataCACTTCAGTGCTGTCCCCTCCCCTGGCTCTAGCAGCACTCTGCTTTATTACAATGGTTCTGATGAGGTGGAAAATGTGATTGCATTCTGTCCTAAACAAGATTAATCTAGTAGGGGAATTGACAGCTGGCCTTTGCAAAGCAATTGGTGGGTGTGGAGGGATTGAATATAGTACACTACGGTAAAGTGTGAATATCGTATATATTGATCTACATCTCTCTGGCCATCCACACTGGTCAGGTAAGTTACGGACCTGCAACAGTAAAAGCATTAGCTGTATCTGGATTGAATCAGAATACATGGAGCTGTGGAGTTGACGTTTTTGAATCCCAGTGGATTGTCAATTGCATATTCTTCATGAACAAAGGAGAGCATTTATGATATGATATGGTTTACAGGATCAATCATCCAATCATATTTCAACGTAAGGCATCAGTATGAAATGTTGTACAGACATATGCTATGGTGCTAAAAGTGTCTGTTACACTTGGTTATACCAAGGAAACCAAGACTGCAAGAAGATATGAAAAGCCTAAAATTCTCAACCCCAGAATCTGAGATTACAGTTTCCTGCCGTTTCTTGTTCCCATGGCTCATTGTTGCCCCCTTCTGGTTATTGTTTGTTACAGATTTGGGGAGAAGTGTTGATTCTGCAGACCTGTTAGACTAGAGTTTCTGACTGGTATGTTCTGTTGTTCTATGTTCCAGCGGAGACAGAGCATGCTCAGAGAGTCCCAGAATTGGACTCAGCCCAGCAGCtgaaactgagagagagacagcgcttCTTTGAAGAGGTATTTCAGCACGATGTGGACGTCTACCTGTCCTCTGCCCACCTGCAGATTCATGACTATAAGAGACGTGAGTGCAATCGGCATCACACACATGTATGCACAcatgtaccctaaccctaatctaagCTTCATGTCCATTCCCCAGCTCAACCCTTACCCAAgccattaccctaaccccagATTCAACTCCACAGCCttcaagttctctctctctctctctctctctctcactctctctctcaattaaattcaaatagattttttggggcatgggaaacatgtttatattgccaaagcaagtgaaaaagaTAATAAACTAATGTGAAATAAATAatcaaaaattaacagtaaacattacactcacaaaagttagaaaggaatagagacattccaaatatctctttctctctctctctctctctctctcacacacacacacgtgtgaaaGTTTCTGGGTCGTTCCACGAAATGAGTtccttttgcatccctttgatattttaagtagaaatgctGAATTATAAAAAACCTGTTATGTCAAATGAAATGCCtgttaatatagaccacatggaaaatTCTATAAATCCGATTTTTTACATGACTAGACTTGCATCCTCTATGATTTCTAGGAAGActttaacccacttaaccccaacatttctccaggttttcaccatcattgtaaagccctattTATTTTGTTgtcagtcatttctgaagatgattAATTTGAAGGTAAAAAACATTtcatagtcaaatcatagtgtaaagcAGGTGAGCTTGTTCTACTccttttggccattttctggtgttttggtGGACAACTGAGAgggtcgagcataacacgtcaGCCCTGTTAGCCGTAGATAGAAGGctaaaaatgttttaacaatgtacatttttttgtgaagcttgcatttaCATACCcatccctgttgcacacaacacgcTTCCATTCCTCCTGTCACAAGGGTATTTggggctgatttaagatgaagtcGTCTACTCTTTTACGGTCATCCCTGTTACTTCATTTGGCACTTAATAGTCACTTACTATAGTATATGTTTTTTTTAACCTACTGAGATGGGGAAACATTTTTTCATTAAgcgaacatgtgctctttatgacagaatgttaaaatcaggtgaaataaaatgtttatttcCCACCAAGTTAAACTACTCGAAAGGCATCTAATTGGTGGAACAACCCTACTAAGTGTTACTAAACATTTCCTTTGAGAAGTGAAGCTGACATACAGTAAATGCCTCTAATCAACCACGTTTGTCTCTTGTGTTGTTGTTAGCTCCCATTGGCAGCGTCTCGTCCATGGAGGTGAATGTGGACATGCTGGAGCAGATGGACCTTATGGACATCTCTGACCAGGAGGCCTTGGATGTCTTCCTCAGCTCTGGGGGGGATGAGGGGGTGCTGGCCTCCCCTCTGCCAGGTAAAGGTGAGTGGAGGGGAGACTCGCATCTGAGGCAGTCCCGTGTTGATAGTGTAGTATTTGGCAGAGTCTAGGCTTTGTCCCTCCCCTATACTAGCTGGCAACATTAACTGCAATACTGAGTGCAGCACTGATCATCTGTGGCCTAACATCCCTTTCATTTCACCCACAGTAGTtcatggcaacaacaacaacaatgaggTCATCAGCCAGGGACGCTCTCCCCACAACACAGGCGGTTGCGTGGGGAAGTCCCGCatgtcctccacctcctccacttcctccacCAACAGCCAGAACACCAATGAGGATGGAAGGGAAACCCCTGTAGTCCAATCAGATGATGAGGATGTGAATGTCGGCACACTCTTGCTGAATGGATCAACCCCAGGGAAAGATGAGGAGAAGGATCGGCCCATCTTCTCTTCATAGAGGCCTTGCTTCACTTACAATATTCACTAACATTTTGGACATACTGGTGCTGACAAGTATCACTGAAACGGGACACTCACACAGAGAGGTGTTCCATGGACTGGCAACTATCACTTACAACATCATTTTCTTTACTCTTCATTTAGTTTTGTCTGAACTGTAAATATAAGGCCAAATCCTCTCAAAGCTTGCttatctccatatatacttctgGCATATAGATAACAAGATACTTATTTTTATTTCCTCATTTGAGAGTCTAGTAGGGTCTGGCGATGTGTGATACAGACATTTGAGGAAGTACATTCCTGTGTGTACTCTACAGCCAGGATATGTACATAATAGAGTTGTGAAATATGCAACCATGTAAGCATGCTTTACTGTACTACAGACAGGGATTTACAATTGTGCaattacacacacaaaaacattatTTAGAGAGTAACTGCAATGCTGAGTAAATCTGTCCCTTAGTTCCCGTATTCTCCAAAATGTTGAACCAATCCCAAAACACCTGCCACAAATAAAAACTAAGGATGTACTGTACATATTGCATAGTGTTGCTTTCATTttgatatatacagtgcattcggaattcagaccccttctctttttccacattttgttatgttacagccttatcctaaaatgtattacatttaaaaaaatcctcatcaatctacacacaataacccataatgacaaagtgaaaacat harbors:
- the LOC106565802 gene encoding dysbindin isoform X2 encodes the protein MSSSGANLHNKRLPSETEHAQRVPELDSAQQLKLRERQRFFEEVFQHDVDVYLSSAHLQIHDYKRPPIGSVSSMEVNVDMLEQMDLMDISDQEALDVFLSSGGDEGVLASPLPVVHGNNNNNEVISQGRSPHNTGGCVGKSRMSSTSSTSSTNSQNTNEDGRETPVVQSDDEDVNVGTLLLNGSTPGKDEEKDRPIFSS
- the LOC106565802 gene encoding dysbindin isoform X1 produces the protein MSSSGANLHNKRLPSETEHAQRVPELDSAQQLKLRERQRFFEEVFQHDVDVYLSSAHLQIHDYKRPPIGSVSSMEVNVDMLEQMDLMDISDQEALDVFLSSGGDEGVLASPLPGKVVHGNNNNNEVISQGRSPHNTGGCVGKSRMSSTSSTSSTNSQNTNEDGRETPVVQSDDEDVNVGTLLLNGSTPGKDEEKDRPIFSS